CACTTCTTCAAAGGTTTGAATTAAATCTGGATAATTATCAATGATATATTCGTAAACTTCTGGATTTTGTATATCATAAACATATAAGACAGATTTTTTAACAAGACCATCTACCATTTTAAGGGTCTCTATCAAAGATTTTTTTGACTTTTTAGCGAGATTTTCAACTCTTGAAGGCTTAAAATCAAGTGTTGCAAGAAACTTTAATTCTTCCTGGCTCAAAGATATGTTTTCACTTCCCTCTGCAAAATTAACAAACTTCCCTATAAGATATGAAAGTTTCGCAAACTCGTCTTCTATCTCCTTAATCTTACTAATTAATTCTTCAGTCCTGTTTTCAAGGTCAGACTTAAAATATACCTTTTGCTGGTTTGAAAAATCGAAGCTAATAACCTTTGTTGCAATTTCTTTGAGCGCTTCAAGATCAGTCAAATCATTAAAATTTGCATAAACTATCCGTCCTTCATTAAAAAGAATTTGATTTTCCTCTATGTCTCCAATGTACAAAATGCCCGAATATTTATTAGAGTTAATAAGAGTAAGCAAATCAGAAAATTTCATATCCTTCCACAAAACGCCTTTTAGCATATTTTATTATAGCAAAAGATATGGCTACTACAAAATCATAGAAAAACCTCTTGCAAAAATTTCCAAAAAATATAAAATATTAATGAAATGGAAAATATAAAAATTTATTTTGGTATTTTGGGATACTTATTTGTGGGAGTAGTTTTATTTCTCATCCTATTGGGGAAATCTTCTAAAAAGGTTCCCCTTAAGAAGAGGTATTCTTTTGATAAATTCGTTGCAATAATCCCAGCACATAACGAAGAAGCAGTTATAGCAAATTCAATACTATCAACAAAGAAAGCAGGGTTTAACAAGATTGTTGTGATCCTTGACAACTGCACAGACAACACTCCAGTCATAGCACAAGGGCTTGGTGCAGAGACAATATTTGTAAACTTTAGGTCAAAGGGGCGGTCACTATCGTATGCAATACCACAATTGGTAGAA
Above is a window of Caldisericum sp. DNA encoding:
- a CDS encoding DUF4388 domain-containing protein, whose amino-acid sequence is MKFSDLLTLINSNKYSGILYIGDIEENQILFNEGRIVYANFNDLTDLEALKEIATKVISFDFSNQQKVYFKSDLENRTEELISKIKEIEDEFAKLSYLIGKFVNFAEGSENISLSQEELKFLATLDFKPSRVENLAKKSKKSLIETLKMVDGLVKKSVLYVYDIQNPEVYEYIIDNYPDLIQTFEEVKGDLRLFEKEITRTHRDIARVVLSEIKRIPR